A single region of the Paraburkholderia megapolitana genome encodes:
- a CDS encoding enoyl-CoA hydratase/isomerase family protein, whose protein sequence is MSNQPPEPAASPDAPDRNPAFYAHYESLQLRRHPHGILEIVMNGAGANRSGLATADERMHRELADIWRDIDRDNETRVALIRGEGKGFSAGGDLDLVEQMATDFDVRTRVWREARDLVYNVINCSKPIVSAMHGPAVGAGLVAGLLADISIAAKTASIIDGHTRLGVAAGDHAAIVWPLLCGMAKAKYYLLLCEPVSGEEAERIGLVSRAVDESALLSTAFEIAEKLAYGSQTAIRWTKYALNNWLRLAGPTFDTSLALEFMGFAGPDVREGVSSLRERRPADFPGGEPF, encoded by the coding sequence ATGTCGAATCAACCACCGGAGCCAGCGGCATCGCCCGATGCGCCCGACCGCAACCCCGCCTTCTACGCGCACTACGAGTCGCTGCAACTGCGCCGTCATCCGCACGGCATCCTCGAAATCGTGATGAACGGCGCGGGCGCGAATCGCAGTGGTCTCGCCACCGCCGACGAGCGCATGCATCGCGAACTGGCCGACATCTGGCGCGACATCGATCGCGACAACGAGACCCGCGTCGCGCTGATTCGCGGCGAAGGCAAGGGCTTTTCGGCTGGTGGCGATCTGGACCTTGTCGAGCAGATGGCGACCGACTTCGATGTCCGCACGCGCGTCTGGCGCGAGGCCCGCGATCTCGTCTACAACGTGATCAACTGCAGCAAGCCGATCGTCTCGGCGATGCATGGGCCGGCGGTCGGCGCGGGTCTCGTCGCGGGGCTGCTCGCCGATATTTCGATCGCGGCGAAAACGGCAAGCATCATCGACGGTCATACGCGCCTCGGCGTCGCGGCGGGCGACCATGCGGCGATTGTCTGGCCGTTGCTGTGCGGGATGGCGAAGGCCAAGTACTACCTGCTGCTGTGCGAGCCGGTGAGCGGCGAAGAAGCGGAGCGCATCGGCCTCGTGTCGCGCGCCGTCGATGAAAGTGCCTTGCTGTCCACCGCGTTCGAGATCGCCGAAAAGCTCGCGTACGGCTCGCAGACGGCAATCCGCTGGACTAAGTACGCGCTGAACAACTGGCTGCGGCTGGCAGGACCGACCTTCGATACCTCGCTGGCACTTGAATTCATGGGCTTCGCGGGGCCGGACGTGCGCGAGGGCGTGAGTTCGCTGCGCGAGCGTCGCCCCGCCGATTTTCCGGGCGGCGAGCCGTTCTGA
- a CDS encoding PhaM family polyhydroxyalkanoate granule multifunctional regulatory protein, with product MTDQSGTTPPFPGFPGFPPAGMLDRMWEMMRLTPFAGGQPGAAQGFGPSLSMMSDMMAPLTNVEELDKRITDMRAVEQWLKLNLNMLQSAIQALEVQRATLATLRAFGAFAQAPLGPKETSSAASSPFAFSAAAAAAASGSKPAEPAAKAAPAPEEAASASTAGAETGAPAFDTSGWWNLLQSQFNQLAQFAMTQPGAAPDAPAGAAAPKAAGAKQPAAKRKPAAKRASSPSRAKKTPPQPE from the coding sequence ATGACCGATCAATCCGGCACCACGCCGCCTTTTCCTGGCTTCCCAGGTTTTCCCCCGGCCGGCATGCTCGACCGGATGTGGGAGATGATGCGTCTCACGCCGTTCGCGGGCGGTCAGCCCGGCGCGGCACAAGGCTTCGGACCGTCGCTGTCGATGATGTCCGACATGATGGCGCCGCTGACCAACGTCGAAGAACTCGACAAACGCATCACCGACATGCGTGCCGTCGAGCAATGGTTGAAGCTGAACCTGAACATGTTGCAGTCGGCGATCCAGGCGCTCGAAGTGCAGCGCGCGACGCTCGCAACGCTGCGCGCGTTCGGCGCGTTTGCGCAGGCGCCGCTGGGACCGAAGGAGACGTCGTCGGCGGCGTCGTCGCCGTTTGCGTTCTCGGCGGCAGCGGCGGCAGCCGCGTCGGGCAGCAAGCCGGCTGAGCCCGCCGCGAAAGCGGCCCCGGCGCCAGAGGAAGCAGCTTCGGCATCGACCGCCGGTGCAGAAACTGGCGCACCCGCGTTCGATACGTCCGGCTGGTGGAACCTGCTGCAATCGCAGTTCAATCAGCTTGCGCAGTTCGCGATGACGCAGCCAGGCGCAGCGCCCGATGCGCCAGCGGGCGCTGCCGCGCCTAAGGCAGCTGGAGCGAAGCAGCCGGCCGCGAAGCGCAAACCGGCGGCGAAGCGGGCGTCGAGCCCCTCGCGCGCGAAGAAAACCCCGCCGCAGCCCGAGTAA
- a CDS encoding patatin-like phospholipase family protein, which yields MRLALVLMGGGARAAYQAGALQTLASIAREVAPAQRASPFTVVCGTSAGAINATSIASHADDFARGAERLVDVWSGMRANHVYRTDWPGVVGAGARWLAAMTLGWAARRSPRALFDNAPLAKLLHETLNFHRIDQMLESRALHALSVTALSYSSGRHLTFYQASEPIHAWRRAQRTARMVELTPAHLLASSAIPYVFPAVSLEIDGRHEYFGDGSVRQIAPLSPAIHFGADRIVVIGAATPRPEVPAIEQQDNYPSLAQIGQQVLASVFLDAIGADIERIEHVNRMVLQLPHAVEPESGWRHVDVLAIAPSERIELIAARHLKRLPLTVRGLLGAVGGNRASGASFASYLLFESEFTSELIELGRRDALARRDEVAAWIEQAGTSGHAGR from the coding sequence ATGCGACTCGCACTGGTTCTGATGGGCGGCGGGGCGCGCGCGGCCTATCAGGCCGGCGCATTGCAGACACTCGCGAGCATTGCCCGCGAGGTCGCGCCCGCGCAGCGCGCGTCGCCGTTCACCGTGGTGTGCGGCACATCGGCGGGGGCGATCAATGCGACTTCGATTGCGAGCCACGCCGACGATTTCGCGCGCGGCGCCGAACGGCTCGTCGACGTGTGGTCGGGCATGCGCGCGAATCACGTGTATCGCACCGACTGGCCTGGTGTGGTCGGAGCCGGGGCGCGCTGGCTGGCGGCAATGACGCTCGGTTGGGCTGCGCGCCGCTCGCCGCGTGCGCTCTTCGACAACGCACCGCTCGCGAAGCTGCTGCATGAAACGCTCAACTTTCACCGCATCGACCAGATGCTCGAATCGCGTGCGCTGCATGCGCTGTCGGTGACGGCGCTCAGCTATTCGTCGGGGCGACACCTCACGTTCTATCAGGCCAGCGAGCCGATCCACGCATGGCGGCGCGCACAACGCACCGCGCGGATGGTCGAACTGACGCCTGCGCATCTGCTCGCTTCGTCGGCGATTCCGTATGTGTTTCCGGCTGTGTCACTCGAAATCGACGGTCGTCACGAATATTTCGGCGACGGCTCGGTGCGTCAGATCGCGCCGCTCAGCCCCGCGATTCACTTCGGCGCCGACCGCATCGTCGTGATCGGTGCGGCCACGCCGCGCCCCGAAGTGCCGGCGATCGAGCAGCAGGACAACTATCCGTCGCTGGCGCAGATCGGCCAGCAGGTGCTCGCGAGCGTGTTTCTCGATGCGATCGGCGCGGACATCGAACGGATCGAGCACGTGAACCGGATGGTCCTGCAGCTACCGCACGCCGTCGAACCCGAAAGCGGCTGGCGCCACGTGGACGTGCTCGCGATCGCGCCGAGCGAACGTATCGAGCTGATCGCGGCACGCCATCTAAAGCGCTTGCCGTTGACGGTGCGTGGGCTGCTCGGCGCGGTCGGCGGCAACCGGGCATCGGGCGCGTCGTTTGCCAGTTATCTGCTGTTCGAAAGCGAATTCACGAGCGAGCTGATCGAACTCGGCCGGCGCGACGCGCTTGCCCGGCGCGATGAAGTGGCTGCATGGATCGAACAGGCGGGCACAAGCGGGCACGCCGGCCGCTGA
- a CDS encoding ferritin family protein, whose product MNTMLYPELYRSLESVRWDMEKDIPWDSFDASLLTDEQAATIKMNAITEWSALPATEMFLRDNHHDSDFSAFMSVWFFEEQKHSLVLMEYLRRFKPELVPTEEELHAVRFTFDPAPPLETLMLHFCGEIRLNHWYRRAAEWHTEPVIKHIYETISRDEARHGGAYLRYMKKALTNFGDVARAAFAKIGVLMASARRTEKPLHPTNLHVNQALFPRDTIQSRLPDPEWLERWLDEQIRFDDGWEKKVVERILHNLSILFERTFNTAQELNRYRKEVVGRLQVEQGSVQQQPA is encoded by the coding sequence ATGAACACCATGCTTTATCCGGAACTTTACAGATCGCTCGAGTCCGTTCGATGGGACATGGAGAAGGACATTCCATGGGACTCGTTCGATGCTTCGCTGCTCACCGACGAGCAGGCGGCGACGATCAAGATGAACGCGATCACCGAATGGTCGGCGTTGCCCGCGACGGAAATGTTCCTGCGCGACAACCACCACGACAGCGACTTCTCCGCCTTCATGAGCGTATGGTTCTTCGAAGAGCAGAAGCATTCGCTGGTGCTGATGGAGTACCTGCGGCGCTTCAAGCCGGAACTCGTGCCGACCGAGGAAGAACTGCATGCGGTGCGGTTCACGTTCGATCCGGCGCCCCCGCTCGAAACGCTGATGCTGCACTTTTGCGGCGAGATCCGTTTGAACCACTGGTATCGCCGGGCCGCCGAATGGCACACCGAGCCGGTCATCAAGCACATCTACGAAACCATCTCGCGCGATGAAGCGCGCCACGGCGGTGCCTACCTGCGCTACATGAAGAAGGCACTGACGAACTTCGGCGACGTCGCGCGTGCGGCATTCGCGAAGATCGGCGTGCTGATGGCGTCGGCCCGCCGCACCGAAAAGCCGCTGCATCCGACCAACCTGCACGTGAACCAGGCGCTGTTCCCGCGCGACACGATCCAGTCGCGCCTGCCCGATCCGGAATGGCTCGAACGCTGGCTCGACGAGCAGATCCGCTTCGACGACGGCTGGGAGAAGAAGGTCGTCGAGCGCATCCTGCACAACCTGTCTATCTTGTTCGAACGCACCTTCAACACCGCGCAGGAACTGAATCGCTACCGCAAGGAAGTGGTCGGCCGTCTGCAGGTCGAGCAAGGTTCGGTGCAGCAACAACCGGCCTGA
- the rfaE2 gene encoding D-glycero-beta-D-manno-heptose 1-phosphate adenylyltransferase — MPVIFERKLTTRDALAQLRPSLTGPVVFTNGVFDILHRGHVTYLADAKALGACLIVGVNSDASVRMLGKGDDRPINAQADRMALLAALESVDWVVCFEEQTPVALIEALRPDVLVKGGDYDMDALPESALVRGWGGSALAIPFEHDRSTTSLLKKVRAQG, encoded by the coding sequence ATGCCTGTCATTTTCGAACGCAAGCTCACAACCCGCGACGCGCTCGCACAACTGCGCCCGTCGCTAACCGGCCCGGTGGTGTTCACGAACGGCGTGTTCGACATCCTGCACCGCGGGCACGTCACGTATCTCGCCGATGCGAAGGCGCTCGGTGCGTGTCTGATCGTCGGTGTGAATAGCGATGCGTCGGTGCGCATGCTCGGCAAGGGCGACGACCGGCCGATCAACGCGCAAGCCGACCGCATGGCGCTGCTCGCGGCGCTGGAAAGCGTCGACTGGGTGGTGTGTTTCGAGGAGCAGACGCCGGTGGCATTGATCGAGGCGCTGCGCCCGGATGTGCTCGTGAAGGGTGGCGACTACGACATGGACGCGCTGCCTGAATCGGCGCTGGTGCGCGGCTGGGGTGGCAGCGCGCTCGCCATTCCGTTCGAGCACGATCGCTCGACCACGTCGTTGCTGAAGAAAGTCCGCGCTCAGGGCTGA
- a CDS encoding type III pantothenate kinase: MSDALFLLIDAGNSRVKWALVRADGTQVQTGTFEHRKAQAEVDETADGPDWSQLPVPRGAWLSNVAGAAVGQRIDALLDAHWPALPRTTIRAVARQCGVTNGYTTPSALGSDRWAGLIGAHAAFPGEHLLIATFGTATTLEALRADGSFVGGLIAPGWSLMMRSLGEHTAQLPTLDIPSAQGLLKGENGSGPSFASDTLRSLSAGCVLAQAGLIERAWRDLQAAWQVPVRLVVGGGAAIEVTGALQVPHTRHDTLVLSGLALIAADDAARTASPVPSP; encoded by the coding sequence ATGAGCGACGCGCTGTTTTTGCTGATCGATGCTGGGAATAGCCGGGTGAAGTGGGCGCTGGTGCGGGCCGACGGCACGCAAGTACAGACCGGCACGTTCGAACATCGCAAGGCGCAGGCCGAGGTCGACGAAACCGCGGATGGCCCTGACTGGTCGCAGCTTCCGGTACCGCGCGGCGCGTGGCTGTCGAACGTCGCGGGCGCCGCGGTCGGGCAACGTATCGACGCATTGCTCGATGCGCACTGGCCCGCTCTGCCGCGTACGACGATCCGCGCGGTCGCCCGGCAATGCGGCGTGACCAATGGCTACACGACACCGTCCGCGCTTGGCAGCGACCGCTGGGCCGGCTTGATCGGCGCGCACGCGGCGTTTCCCGGCGAACATCTGTTGATCGCGACGTTCGGCACTGCGACGACACTCGAAGCGCTGCGCGCGGATGGGAGCTTCGTCGGCGGTTTGATTGCGCCCGGATGGTCGCTGATGATGCGCTCGCTTGGCGAGCACACCGCCCAGTTGCCGACGCTCGACATCCCGTCCGCGCAAGGTTTGCTCAAGGGTGAGAACGGCTCCGGCCCGTCGTTTGCGAGCGATACACTGCGTTCGTTGTCGGCCGGTTGCGTGCTGGCGCAGGCGGGGTTGATCGAGCGGGCGTGGCGCGACTTGCAGGCCGCGTGGCAGGTGCCGGTGCGGCTCGTAGTGGGCGGCGGCGCAGCGATCGAAGTGACAGGCGCGCTGCAGGTGCCGCATACTCGCCATGACACGCTCGTGCTGTCCGGCCTCGCGTTGATCGCCGCCGACGATGCCGCGCGGACCGCATCACCCGTACCATCCCCCTGA
- a CDS encoding biotin--[acetyl-CoA-carboxylase] ligase, translating into MNAPTKPSSGAPADDWRIDRARAVALFGTHAQDWPIEIVEETGSTNADLMATVKALPRKAGALVRPIVRVAYLQTAGRGRRGRTWYAEPGNALLFSVACVLPRPLEGLAGLSLAVGVALVDGLRSLPLGPAAGQIALKWPNDVLFEGDKLAGILIETAWSTDDASAVVIGIGTNVKGADALAAKVGALNAGVPAQVRGAAPTALSRALPTANLTDTLAAELNALEPALQRFATDGFAPFRQRWNGCHAYAGREVVLIEQGKEIARGVAAGVDESGQLLLDTASGRETIATGDVSLRLASDGAA; encoded by the coding sequence ATGAACGCTCCCACAAAACCCTCCAGCGGCGCTCCGGCAGACGACTGGCGCATCGACCGGGCCCGCGCTGTCGCGCTGTTCGGCACGCATGCGCAAGACTGGCCGATCGAGATCGTCGAAGAAACCGGTTCGACCAACGCCGACCTGATGGCCACCGTCAAGGCGCTGCCGCGCAAAGCTGGCGCGCTCGTCCGGCCGATCGTGCGGGTCGCCTATCTGCAGACCGCCGGCCGTGGCCGGCGCGGTCGCACGTGGTACGCGGAACCGGGCAATGCACTGCTGTTTTCGGTCGCCTGCGTGCTGCCGCGGCCGCTCGAAGGGCTCGCGGGGTTGAGCCTCGCGGTCGGCGTCGCGCTGGTCGACGGGTTGCGCTCGCTGCCGCTCGGTCCGGCGGCCGGCCAGATCGCCCTGAAGTGGCCGAACGACGTGCTGTTCGAAGGCGACAAGCTGGCCGGCATCCTGATCGAAACCGCCTGGAGCACCGACGATGCCAGCGCGGTCGTGATCGGCATCGGTACCAATGTGAAGGGCGCGGACGCGCTTGCCGCGAAGGTGGGTGCGCTCAATGCTGGCGTGCCGGCGCAGGTGCGTGGCGCGGCGCCGACCGCGCTGTCGCGCGCGTTGCCGACTGCCAATCTCACCGATACGCTCGCCGCCGAACTGAATGCACTCGAACCCGCGCTGCAGCGCTTCGCGACCGACGGCTTCGCGCCGTTCCGCCAGCGCTGGAACGGCTGCCACGCGTACGCGGGCCGCGAAGTAGTGTTGATCGAACAGGGCAAGGAAATTGCGCGCGGCGTGGCGGCGGGTGTCGATGAAAGCGGCCAGTTGCTGCTCGACACCGCGAGCGGCCGCGAAACGATCGCTACCGGCGATGTGTCGCTGCGGCTCGCCAGCGACGGTGCCGCATGA